A part of Rattus rattus isolate New Zealand chromosome 4, Rrattus_CSIRO_v1, whole genome shotgun sequence genomic DNA contains:
- the Washc1 gene encoding WASH complex subunit 1 → MAGKPLSREGGRYKKYVFLDPLAGAVTKTHTMLGTEEEKLFDAPLSISKREQLEQPAPENYFYVPGLGQVPEIDVPSYLPDLPGVADDLMYSADLGPGIAPSAPGAIPELPAFHTEVAAPFQPEREDGALLAPPPPPPPPPPPPPPAPTAVVSAPQPPMSPDVATVTGKVARGEDTGSGVAHSASVQGAPKEVVDPSSGRATLLESIRQAGASARPSCLASKERKLEKKKQKEQEQVRATSQGGDLMSDLFNKLVMRRKGISGKGPGTGTSEGPGGAFSRMSDSIPPLPPPQQPAGDEDEDDWES, encoded by the exons ATGGCTGGGAAACCATtgagcagggaaggagggag GTATAAGAAGTATGTTTTCCTGGACCCTCTGGCTGGCGCAGTAACGAAAACGCACACCATGCTGGGCACGGAGGAGGAGAAGTTGTTCGATGCCCCTCTGTCCATCAGCAAGAGAGAGCAGCTGGAGCAGCCG GCTCCAGAAAACTACTTCTATGTGCCAGGCCTGGGCCAGGTTCCTGAGATCGATGTGCCATCCTACCTACCCGACTTGCCTGGCGTCGCGGACGACCTGATGTACAGTGCGGATTTGGGCCCCGGTATTGCCCCGTCAGCTCCTGGTGCTATTCCAGAGCTGCCTGCCTTCCATACGGAGGTGGCAGCACCTTTCCAGCCAG AACGGGAGGATGGAGCACTGTTGGCACCAccaccgcctcctcctcctcctccaccgcCACCTCCCCCAGCTCCCACAGCGGTGGTCAGTGCGCCCCAACCACCGATGTCCCCTGATGTGGCAACTGTGACTGGCAAGGTTGCCAGGGGAGAGGACACTGGCAGCGGCGTGGCCCACTCAG CCTCTGTTCAGGGAGCCCCTAAGGAGGTGGTTGACCCCTCCAGCGGCCGGGCCACTCTGCTTGAGTCCATCCGCCAAGCCGGGGCATCGGCAAGGCCAAGCTGCTTGGCGTCCAAGGAACGCAAGCttgagaagaagaaacagaaggagcaggagcaag TGAGAGCTACCAGCCAAGGCGGGGACTTGATGTCAGATCTCTTCAACAAACTCGTCATGAGGCGCAAAG GTATCTCTGGAAAAGGACCTGGCACTGGCACCAGTGAGGGGCCTGGTGGAGCCTTCAGTCGAATGTCAGACTCCATTCCACCTCTGCCgcccccacagcagccagcaggagACGAGGACGAGGATGACTGGGAGTCCTAA
- the LOC116899556 gene encoding ATP-dependent DNA helicase DDX11-like has translation MVLERHRVQNQGFFDGLITWGIIWEALLLAWFEVVFLLQGKSLSLICGALSWLRDFEQKKLQAEAGLLAPASGPTSSGRNSLLSSSSCQEPSDTLRPAGDPDWVTEFVQKKEERDLVERLREEQVRRRKREERLQEVCQDGRCRFAAKRSRQEEEEMETLLRLSREMLAADTAPEQLGQLECGEEHLVLAEYESDEERGGSR, from the exons ATGGTCTTGGAGCGTCATCGTGTTCAGAACCAGGGTTTCTTTGATGGCCTTATTACATGGGGCATCATCTGGGAAGCTTTGCTTCTGGCCTGGTTTGAGGTCGTTTTCCTCCTGCAGGGAAAGTCCTTAAGTCTGATTTGTGGGGCCCTGTCCTGGCTCCGGGACTTTGAACAGAAGAAATTGCAAGCAGAGGCTGGTCTCCTCGCTCCTGCATCTGGCCCCACAAGTAGTGGGAGGAactccctcctgtcttcctcatCCTGCCAAGAACCCTCTGACACCCTGAGACCTGCTGGAGATCCTGACTGGGTCACTGAATTtgtgcagaagaaagaagaaagggacctGGTGGAGAGGCTGAGG GAGGagcaggtgaggaggaggaagcgaGAGGAGCGGCTGCAGGAGGTCTGCCAGGATGGAAGATGCAGGTTTGCTGCCAAGCGCTCG agacaggaggaagaggagatggagactCTCCTGCGCCTCAGCAGGGAGATGCTTGCTGCAGACACAGCACCAGAGCAGCTGGGGCAGCTGGAGTGTGGGGAGGAGCATCTGGTTCTGGCAGAATATGAGAGtgatgaggagagaggaggcagcaggtGA